One genomic window of Salvia miltiorrhiza cultivar Shanhuang (shh) chromosome 4, IMPLAD_Smil_shh, whole genome shotgun sequence includes the following:
- the LOC131020941 gene encoding protein FAR1-RELATED SEQUENCE 7-like, with the protein MNREELGNIMTVRTKPAALVIPKSNGHREDVGQSKMEPHVGLEFDSAEEAQEFYSSYATQIGFKIRIGQLYRSRVDGAVISRRFVCSKEGFQTNSRTGCPAFIRVQKVDSGKWVLANIKKEHNHEFEASGELCPPRIQRKTIPTPRSSSAGGASRTGIRSHEDDSPTGVVDMKRLKKEEMDGMVGPVAEPQKGLEFNSANEAYKFYYTYAASAGFRIRIGQLFRSKHDGSITSRRFVCSKEGHQHPSRVGCGAYMRIQRQESGRWVVDRLQKEHNHEFETPTDLSRTVTVASKGGYREEGSNMLENLDLVETNGGLSLVKRVSESNISSAWYPLLLEYFQSRQAEDTGFFYGVEMREGKASNIFWADSRSRFSCTQFGDAIVFDTTYRRGSYSLPLASFVGVNHHRQPVLLGCALVADESEESFTWIFQAWLRAMSGHRPISMIADLDHAIQHSIAQVFPGTHHRFSAWQILAKEQENLGPLFSMYADFRYDYETCVFQSQTANEFDSAWDMLMDKYNLRENSWFKDMHRTRKSWVPLYLKGTFFAGIPVDGSLKSYFSTLLTAQTPLNEFVVRYEKALEQRREEERKEDFNSFNLQSILHTKDPIEEQCRRLYTITMFKVFQKELLECYSYVGMKINVEGAISRYMVQKCGNGDERKTVAFNASNLNINCSCKMFEFEGVLCRHALKVLQIMNIRELPSRYILHRWSKNAKYGILRDADSAGGAQDFKALMLWSLREEARNYIEAGAASLERYKLAFEIMQEGRRNLCWQN; encoded by the coding sequence ATGAATAGGGAAGAGTTGGGTAATATTATGACTGTCAGGACAAAACCAGCAGCTCTAGTTATTCCAAAAAGCAATGGCCACCGAGAAGATGTTGGGCAGTCTAAGATGGAGCCACATGTGGGGTTAGAGTTTGATTCGGCTGAAGAGGCGCAGGAGTTCTATAGTTCCTACGCTACCCAAATTGGGTTCAAGATTAGGATTGGGCAGTTATATAGATCTCGAGTTGACGGTGCTGTTATTTCCCGGAGATTTGTGTGTTCGAAGGAGGGGTTCCAGACCAACTCAAGAACTGGTTGTCCGGCTTTCATAAGAGTGCAAAAGGTTGATTCTGGGAAGTGGGTTTTAGCTAATATTAAGAAGGAGCACAATCATGAATTCGAAGCATCTGGAGAACTTTGTCCACCTCGGATACAGAGGAAAACTATTCCAACTCCAAGGTCATCATCGGCTGGTGGGGCAAGTCGGACTGGAATCAGATCACACGAGGATGATAGTCCGACTGGTGTAGTTGATATGAAACGTCTCAAAAAGGAAGAGATGGATGGAATGGTTGGGCCTGTAGCCGAACCACAAAAAGGGCTAGAATTTAATTCTGCCAATGAAGCTTATAAATTCTACTACACTTATGCAGCTAGTGCAGGTTTCAGGATCAGAATAGGTCAGTTGTTCCGTTCCAAGCATGACGGGTCAATTACATCTCGAAGATTTGTGTGCTCCAAAGAAGGGCATCAGCATCCCTCAAGAGTTGGCTGTGGGGCGTATATGAGAATACAGAGGCAAGAATCAGGAAGGTGGGTCGTTGATCGTCTACAGAAGGAGCATAATCATGAATTTGAAACTCCTACAGATCTTAGTAGAACTGTAACCGTTGCATCAAAGGGGGGGTACAGAGAGGAAGGAAGCAATATGCTGGAGAATTTGGATTTGGTAGAGACGAATGGAGGTCTGAGCCTCGTTAAACGAGTTTCAGAGAGTAACATCAGTAGTGCTTGGTATCCTTTGCTTCTCGAGTACTTTCAATCTCGGCAAGCTGAAGACACAGGATTCTTTTATGGTGTGGAAATGCGTGAAGGTAAGGCCTCAAACATTTTTTGGGCCGATTCACGATCAAGATTTTCATGCACTCAATTTGGAGACGCCATTGTCTTTGATACAACATACAGAAGAGGTAGTTATTCACTGCCATTGGCTTCATTTGTTGGCGTTAATCATCACCGTCAACCAGTACTACTTGGTTGCGCATTAGTAGCGGACGAATCTGAGGAGTCGTTTACTTGGATTTTTCAAGCTTGGCTTAGGGCAATGTCAGGGCACCGCCCCATTTCTATGATAGCCGACCTAGACCACGCCATTCAGCATTCAATTGCTCAGGTTTTCCCGGGGACGCATCACCGGTTTTCTGCCTGGCAAATCCTGGCTAAAGAACAGGAGAACTTAGGCCCATTGTTCTCCATGTATGCCGATTTCAGATACGATTATGAAACTTGCGTCTTCCAGAGTCAGACGGCTAACGAGTTTGATTCCGCTTGGGATATGCTCATGGACAAATACAACCTGAGAGAGAATTCTTGGTTCAAGGATATGCACAGAACGCGTAAAAGCTGGGTCCCGTTGTACCTCAAGGGAACATTCTTTGCCGGCATCCCCGTGGACGGGAGCTTAAAGTCATATTTTAGCACGCTCCTGACGGCTCAGACACCTCTGAATGAATTCGTTGTAAGATACGAGAAGGCTCTGGAGCAGCGACGCGAAGAGGAAAGGAAGGAGGATTTCAACTCCTTCAATCTGCAATCAATTCTGCACACCAAGGACCCAATAGAGGAGCAATGCAGAAGGCTTTACACAATCACAATGTTCAAGGTCTTCCAGAAGGAGCTCTTGGAGTGCTACAGTTACGTCGGGATGAAGATAAACGTCGAAGGTGCCATCAGCAGGTACATGGTGCAGAAGTGCGGGAACGGCGACGAGAGGAAAACCGTCGCCTTCAACGCGTCCAATCTCAACATCAACTGCAGCTGCAAGATGTTCGAGTTCGAAGGCGTGCTCTGCAGGCATGCGCTCAAAGTGCTCCAAATCATGAACATAAGGGAGCTCCCGTCGCGGTATATCCTGCACCGGTGGAGCAAGAACGCCAAATACGGCATCCTCAGGGATGCTGA
- the LOC131020945 gene encoding uncharacterized protein LOC131020945 gives MENEDEKKPEKYESYVVVHNIAKRHNVGTLARSATAFGVAELILVGRRDFNAFGSHGSTSHVRFRHFHSLSLARTYLKERDCDICGVEITDNAMPVNAHPFRKSTAFLVGNEGTGLSPKECEMCDFFVYIPQYGGGTASLNVTVAASIVLQHFAVWAGFSERTREGNKFLVADRPASSGRKFCEETAESIAEERKLRKESAANGFFSESGSNENPSNLLDSLFDS, from the exons ATGGAGAATGAGGACGAGAAGAAGCCGGAAAAATACGAGAGCTACGTGGTTGTTCACAACATAGCGAAGCGGCACAACGTCGGGACGCTCGCCCGCAGCGCCACCGCTTTCGGGGTGGCGGAGCTGATTTTGGTCGGGCGGCGCGACTTCAACGCCTTCGGCAGCCATGGATCCACCTCGCACGTCCGTTTCCGCCATTTTCACTCCCTCTCACTTGCCCGTACCTATCTCAAG GAGAGGGACTGTGACATATGTGGAGTGGAGATTACAGATAATGCTATGCCAGTGAACGCGCATCCTTTCAGAAAGAGCACAGCTTTTCTCGTGGGCAACGAG GGAACAGGGCTTTCTCCGAAGGAGTGTGAGATGTGCGACTTCTTTGTTTACATTCCACAATATGGCGGTGGTACAGCTTCTTTAAATGTAACAGTAGCTGCTTCCATTGTCCTACAACATTTTGCAG tttgGGCAGGATTCTCTGAAAGAACTCGTGAAGGGAACAAGTTTCTTGTGGCCGATAGACCTGCTTCGTCGGGAAGGAAGTTCTGTGAAGAAACAGCTGAATCCATAGCAGAGGAACGAAAACTGAGAAAGGAAAGCGCTGCAAATGGTTTCTTCTCTGAGAGCGGAAGCAAcgaaaatccttccaacctctTGGATTCATTGTTCGACTCATAA